The Manihot esculenta cultivar AM560-2 chromosome 1, M.esculenta_v8, whole genome shotgun sequence genome has a window encoding:
- the LOC110609908 gene encoding uncharacterized protein LOC110609908 — MGARKLRKKGQCRTKETASLTLHSMVSAIESPEGPIPANMKKLYAMLVHLSLTKPDLGWSNSEFAAIHTDENLDNCVSKLNFKAFHDLSDILFKELDRRFEEFFSALRGVSGAGGSGRHVLLADIWAKREELMLLLRCCMVLLILMAFNQSLLIEKGRLILSVLSRLISIELTGGENEKSSITFKRSISLECAYLNVDCTANVTEEFFASISSLEPSDSCYTLLCGVLEVFTDELLVHKSLREYFMLIDFASSRNEMLFNFHFGHGNLGCVLEVVCAHFILSVSDEPAFVNFINRLFWCHKDYFRVPEISLPAALSLLLNPVMLSAPKMFQAHLILLVSEVIGICAASEDVTLNVRLMDWYLTALERSVVLYTRLMSTLHVDSNNLDANGSFEKSCLFGSSQPTFESFLLRTTVDKIYHLIAKSKNLWASYLSDMSCGTDSDLVAVSIAYVKENLCISDESYKDEILSVLNSIILGCSSDDINGPLFQKLGEASPQDLFLLASILKLMSSSMLQAIWYLKRAKFSGSLKSHGDVSSCKEYEYIVGVLGCFQHFSIHLPIQNFLYESMQSHPVRHKESKWMLLHLSGLLSLTYVSGIDFLVKGCLFTMMTLLNWFLVEECDLSALFDRGSNSCSSKSPDNVEGVMMIRKTSRIISSKFQKIHDMYLRTGSFLCSDKRKQGEQATSALNDLDSAVADNSKETTTGEIFLKCVIGQNSRVSDFDDLADFIECKPEKDYSSWLRDRQRYRQWKYKKMVSLRLKKKKMAWNSMKVR; from the exons ATGGGTGCCAGAAAGTTAAGGAAGAAAGGCCAGTGCCGCACCAAAGAGACCGCTTCTCTTACTCTCCACTCCATGGTCTCCGCAATTGAATCTCCAGAG GGTCCAATACCAGCAAACATGAAAAAATTGTATGCCATGCTAGTCCATTTGTCTCTGACCAAACCTGACTTGGGTTGGTCCAATTCTGAATTTGCTGCGATTCACACAGATGAGAACTTGGATAACTGCGTTagcaaattgaattttaaagcCTTTCATGATCTCTCTGATATTTTGTTTAAAGAACTCGACCGGAGATTTGAGGAGTTTTTCTCTGCTTTACGTGGTGTTTCTGGTGCTGGGGGTAGTGGTCGGCATGTCTTGCTTGCAGATATTTGGGCAAAGAGGGAAGAACTAATGCTGCTGCTGAGATGTTGTATGGTACTATTAATTTTGATGGCATTCAACCAAAGTCTTCTCATAGAAAAGGGCAGACTTATTCTTTCAGTTCTTAGCAGATTGATTTCTATTGAGTTAACTGGTGGTGAAAATGAGAAAAGTTCCATAACTTTTAAGAGGTCGATTTCTCTTGAATGTGCTTATCTTAATGTTGATTGTACTGCCAATGTTACTGAGGAGTTCTTTGCTTCAATATCTTCGTTGGAACCTTCTGATTCGTGCTATACACTTCTATGTGGCGTGCTTGAG GTGTTCACAGATGAGCTTTTGGTGCATAAATCTTTGAGAGAGTACTTCATGTTGATTGATTTTGCATCATCCAGAAACGAAATGCTATTCAATTTCCACTTTGGCCATGGTAATCTTGGATGTGTGCTGGAGGTGGTCTGTGCTCATTTTATCCTATCAGTTTCTGATGAGCCAGCATTTGTAAATTTCATCAACAGATTATTTTGGTGCCATAAGGATTACTTCAGAGTTCCTGAAATAAGCTTGCCAGCAGCCTTGTCTTTGCTTCTCAACCCTGTTATGCTTTCAGCTCCAAAAATGTTTCAGGCACATTTGATTTTATTGGTTTCTGAAGTCATAGGTATTTGTGCAGCTTCTGAGGATGTTACGCTGAATGTTCGATTGATGGATTGGTACTTAACAGCATTAGAAAGATCTGTTGTATTGTACACTAGACTTATGTCTACTTTGCACGTTGATAGCAACAATTTGGATGCTAATGGGTCCTTTGAGAaatcatgtttgtttggtagtAGTCAGCCAACTTTTGAATCCTTTCTTCTGCGAACCACAGTTGACAAGATATATCATCTAATTGCCAAATCAAAAAATTTGTGGGCTTCATATTTAAGTGATATGTCCTGTGGAACAGATTCTGACCTGGTGGCTGTCTCTATTGCATATGTGAAGGAGAATCTGTGCATTTCTGATGAATCTTATAAAGATGAGATTTTATCAGTTTTAAATTCCATAATACTGGGATGTTCATCAGATGATATAAATGGCCCTTTATTTCAGAAATTAGGGGAAGCAAGCCCCCAAGATCTATTTCTTCTTGCTTCTATACTGAAGTTAATGAGTAGTTCAATGTTACAAGCAATATGGTATCTGAAGCGTGCTAAGTTTTCAGGAAGTCTGAAATCCCACGGGGATGTTTCTTCATGCAAGGAATATGAGTATATCGTAGGTGTGCTTGGCTGTTTTCAACACTTCAGTATTCATCTACCAATTCAGAACTTCTTATATGAATCCATGCAGTCTCACCCTGTGCGGCATAAGGAGTCCAAGTGGATGCTTTTGCATCTTTCAGGCTTGCTTTCATTAACTTATGTTAGTGGGATTGATTTCTTAGTGAAGGGTTGTTTATTTACAATGATGACACTTTTGAATTGGTTTCTTGTTGAAGAGTGTGATCTCAGTGCATTATTTGATCGTGGATCAAATTCCTGTTCATCGAAATCACCTGACAATGTGGAAGGG GTCATGATGATTAGAAAAACTAGCCGAATAATctcatcaaaatttcagaagatTCATGATATGTACTTGAG GACAGGTTCGTTCCTATGTTCTGACAAAAGAAAACAAGGCGAGCAAGCAACCTCAGCTCTGAATGACCTGGATTCTGCTGTAGCAGACAATTCAAAGGAAACGACTACCGGTGAGATTTTCCTGAAATGTGTAATCGGACAAAACTCCCGCGTATCTGATTTTGATGATTTAGCCGACTTCATTGAGTGCAAGCCGGAAAAGGATTACTCTAGCTGGTTAAGGGATCGACAGAGATATAGACAATGGAAATATAAGAAAATGGTAAGTTTAAgattgaagaaaaagaagatggcATGGAATTCTATGAAAGTGAGATGA
- the LOC110600290 gene encoding uncharacterized protein At1g65710, with translation MGGCLSRKREPSSLNASSTDAVVPDKSFSLKEEPDVNIKEKLSGEGKVMKQLEEGLTKKEIFVIKHRKSHDREKPSTRENRVVSALPNVTHINPSSGVLEMGNDVSHMVVRTSSCAKEEVDAILIQCGRLSRSNSFGAGKTASSGRKYSGHKRSYDLDHNDLDQDVEIATAATYDARKINDDEDDELAAERRQHRQRQRRPSPSSQGRRRTPSREREQRSGSRERDNGSSSSGRRVSRSPGRRSETTPTAHSNCASNVNNTTSRPGKMVSVPATVSSLTMDKGTNGVESQTETAFKRISVKRNVGDAAMPSSRGAASPRSQSPARTSAKGSNENNHQQPSLSRSSSRKAEQSPYRRNPLSEIDPNSLVYAQATGNNKTACINNNNSSSRVQIRNKEIEGQAVSKESISVLNQAQMQKPNAETNNRPVAQGTNCRGNSNIVKEAPVIMEEAEVQLPNSTLAASGADLKPQTLTRTRSARRSRDLDFNPETLLNPNPSYTALLLEDIQNFHQKNATTTAPSFSVPPCVVKARSIVEAVADLNSTTSSNLSCAFVEDRRSPTTMGANIVGKKLTEAKDPFVESEILASDDLMEPSFHKYVTMRRGVTSCGEDMDEQESSGSNSFVGGSQQYWGYSTSSWEPDSADSTDRWTSRSNTREEDEKNPSGFQKHAVLESGRNMEEAMRGFSGQMTGIGRGRAAASGKILHSNLIVAATAST, from the exons ATGGGTGGCTGTTTAAGCAGGAAAAGGGAGCCTTCTTCTTTGAATGCTTCATCTACGGACGCAGTAGTTCCAGACAAATCGTTCTCTCTCAAAGAGGAACCTGACGTGAATATCAAGGAGAAGCTAAGCGGGGAAGGGAAGGTGATGAAACAACTAGAAGAAGGTTTGACGAAGAAGGAGATTTTTGTGATAAAACACAGGAAGAGCCACGATAGAGAGAAACCCTCTACTCGAGAAAACAGGGTTGTTTCTGCTCTTCCCAATGTTACTCACATTAATCCAAGCTCAGGTGTTCTTGAAATGGGCAATGATGTTAGTCATATGGTGGTGAGGACATCAAGCTGCGCAAAAGAGGAGGTGGATGCTATTCTCATACAATGTGGAAGACTTAGCCGGAGCAATTCATTTGGAGCAGGAAAGACTGCTTCTTCCGGCAGGAAGTACTCCGGGCACAAGAGGAGTTATGACTTGGATCACAATGACCTGGACCAAGATGTTGAGATTGCTACTGCTGCTACTTATGATGCCAGAAAGATCaatgatgatgaagatgatgaaTTGGCTGCAGAGAGAAGGCAGCATCGCCAACGCCAACGCAGGCCTTCTCCTTCTTCACAAGGAAGGAGGAGGACACCCAGCAGGGAAAGAGAGCAGCGTTCtggcagcagagagagagacaaTGGCAGCAGTAGTAGTGGAAGAAGAGTGAGTCGATCACCGGGTAGAAGATCAGAAACTACCCCAACTGCGCATTCTAATTGTGCTAGCAATGTTAATAATACTACTAGTAGGCCTGGAAAGATGGTCTCGGTTCCTGCTACTGTTTCTTCCTTGACAATGGATAAAGGAACCAATGGCGTTGAATCTCAGACAGAAACTGCCTTTAAACGGATCTCTGTGAAGAGAAATGTTGGAGACGCAGCTATGCCAAGTTCAAGAGGTGCTGCATCTCCCCGTTCTCAGTCGCCGGCGAGAACAAGCGCTAAAGGTTCTAATGAAAATAATCACCAGCAGCCATCACTTAGTCGCAGCTCTTCGAGGAAAGCAGAACAATCGCCTTATAGAAGAAACCCATTGAGTGAAATAGATCCCAATTCCCTCGTATATGCGCAAGCAACTGGAAACAACAAAACTGCCTGTATCAACAACAACAATAGCAGCAGCAGAGTACAAATCAGAAACAAAGAAATTGAAGGACAAGCAGTGTCTAAGGAATCTATCAGTGTCCTAAATCAG GCCCAAATGCAGAAGCCAAATGCTGAGACCAACAACAGACCAGTTGCTCAAGGGACTAATTGTAGAGGAAACAGCAACATTGTGAAAGAAGCACCAGTAATTATGGAAGAGGCTGAAGTACAGCTACCGAATAGCACGCTGGCAGCTTCAGGAGCTGACTTGAAGCCTCAAACACTAACAAGAACCAGGTCAGCCAGGAGATCTCGAGACCTAGACTTCAATCCTGAAACTTTGTTGAATCCCAACCCATCATATACTGCGCTATTGCTTGAAGACATACAGAATTTTCACCAAAAGAACGCCACCACCACCGCCCCTTCATTCTCAGTCCCACCATGTGTCGTCAAGGCCCGCTCCATTGTTGAAGCAGTTGCTGATCTCAACTCCACTACAAGCTCCAACCTTTCATGTGCATTTGTTGAGGATAGAAGAAGTCCTACCACCATGGGTGCTAATATTGTTGGGAAGAAATTAACAGAGGCCAAAGACCCTTTTGTAGAATCAGAGATCTTAGCGAGTGACGATCTAATGGAGCCAAGCTTTCACAAGTATGTGACAATGAGGAGGGGGGTCACATCGTGTGGAGAAGATATGGATGAGCAAGAATCATCCGGCAGCAACAGCTTTGTTGGTGGTAGCCAACAATACTGGGGATATTCTACCTCTTCATGGGAACCCGATTCAGCAGATTCAACCGATCGCTGGACTTCAAGATCTAACACCAGAGAGGAGGACGAAAAGAACCCGTCAGGATTTCAAAAGCATGCAGTATTGGAATCAGGCCGTAATATGGAAGAGGCTATGAGGGGATTCAGTGGGCAGATGACGGGAATCGGGCGTGGGAGAGCTGCCGCTTCCGGTAAAATTCTTCACTCAAATTTGATTGTTGCAGCCACTGCTTCAACATAA
- the LOC110600276 gene encoding serine/threonine-protein kinase STY13 has product MLEGGPKFTGIIGLNNHDNNYDLSQGFYHKLGEHSNMSIDSYDSLQTSNGGGSVAMSIESIGSNDSHTRILNHQGLRRRANDNYSVQQSVNRRGRVTHALNDDALAHALMDNTSPTEGLENFDEWTIDLRKLNMGAAFAQGAFGKLYRGTYNGEDVAIKILERPGNDPERAKFMEQQFQQEVMMLATLKHPNIVRFIGACRKPMVWCIVTEYAKGGSVRQFLMRRQNRAVPLKLAVKQALDVARGMAYVHGLGLIHRDLKSDNLLIFGDKSIKIADFGVARIEVQTEGMTPETGTYRWMAPEMIQHRPYTQKVDVYSFGIVLWELITGMLPFQNMTAVQAAFAVVNKGVRPVIPNDCLPALGEIMTRCWDANPDVRPLFIEVVKMLENAETEIMTSVRKARFRCCMTLPMTLD; this is encoded by the exons ATGTTGGAGGGAGGTCCAAAATTTACTGGAATTATTGGCCTAAACAATCATGATAACAATTATGATCTATCACAAGGATTCTATCATAAACTTGGTGAGCATTCCAATATGTCAATTGACAGTTATGATAGCTTGCAAACAAGCAATGGTGGAGGGTCTGTGGCAATGTCCATAGAAAGTATTGGGTCAAATGATTCCCACACTCGCATTTTGAATCACCAAGGACTGCGGCGGCGTGCTAATGATAACTACTCTGTTCAACAAAGCGTTAACAGGAGAGGAAGAGTCACACATGCATTGAATGATGATGCATTGGCCCATGCACTAATGGATAACACTTCCCCAACAGAGGGCCTTGAGAATTTTGATGAGTGGACCATTGATTTGAGGAAGCTTAATATGGGTGCAGCTTTTGCACAAGGGGCTTTTGGGAAACTTTATAGAGGAACTTACAATGGTGAGGATGTTGCCATCAAAATTTTGGAGAGGCCAGGAAATGACCCAGAAAGGGCGAAGTTTATGGAGCAACAATTTCAGCAGGAAGTTATGATGCTGGCCACATTAAAGCATCCAAACATTGTCCGTTTTATTGGTGCTTGTAGGAAACCAATGGTGTGGTGCATAGTTACAGAATATGCAAAAGGAGGTTCAGTGCGTCAGTTTTTAATGAGACGTCAGAACAGGGCTGTGCCACTGAAATTGGCAGTCAAGCAGGCCTTGGATGTTGCAAGAGGAATGGCATATGTTCATGGGCTTGGTTTGATTCACAGGGATTTAAAATCTGATAATCTTTTGATTTTTGGTGATAAATCCATAAAGATTGCGGATTTTGGGGTTGCTCGCATTGAGGTGCAGACTGAAGGAATGACACCAGAGACAGGGACATATCGCTGGATGGCACC GGAGATGATCCAGCACAGGCCCTACACGCAAAAGGTGGATGTTTATAGCTTTGGGATTGTTTTGTGGGAACTGATCACAGGGATGCTTCCTTTCCAGAATATGACAGCAGTGCAGGCGGCGTTTGCAGTTGTGAACAAGGGTGTCCGTCCAGTCATTCCCAATGATTGCTTACCTGCTCTTGGTGAGATTATGACCCGTTGCTGGGACGCCAACCCTGACGTTAGACCACTCTTCATTGAAGTTGTGAAAATGCTTGAGAATGCAGAGACAGAGATCATGACTAGTGTCCGGAAGGCTCGTTTCAGATGTTGCATGACCTTGCCAATGACATTGGACTGA
- the LOC110626629 gene encoding NDR1/HIN1-like protein 6, producing MADQQKIHPVTQDVEAAQPPTVPLMPRNSSKSDKGDPVEHFPPLKRTIPVMHSKPPKRRSCCCRCLCWTLSLILLLIVIIGIVAGILYLVFRPKLPDYSVDKLQITQFNLSSDSSLSAAFDVTITAKNPNKKIGIYYEGGSHISVWYTGTKLCEGSLPKFYQGHRNTTVLIVPLTGQTQDANGLLTSLQQQQQETGIVPLNLRVKQPVRIKLGKLKLMKVSFLVKCRLDVDSLSANNAIRIRNSSCKFRLRL from the coding sequence ATGGCAGATCAGCAAAAAATCCATCCAGTCACCCAAGATGTGGAGGCAGCACAGCCACCCACTGTTCCATTAATGCCTAGGAACTCTTCCAAGTCCGATAAAGGTGACCCTGTCGAGCATTTTCCTCCATTGAAGCGTACTATTCCAGTGATGCACTCTAAACCGCCCAAGAGAAGAAGTTGTTGCTGCAGGTGCTTGTGTTGGACTCTCAGTCTCATTTTGCTCCTTATAGTCATTATTGGAATAGTTGCCGGAATCCTCTACCTTGTTTTCCGTCCAAAACTGCCAGATTATTCGGTGGATAAACTGCAAATAACCCAGTTCAATCTCAGTAGCGATTCAAGCTTATCTGCTGCGTTTGATGTGACAATTACTGCGAAAAATCCAAACAAGAAAATCGGTATCTACTACGAAGGAGGGAGCCATATAAGCGTCTGGTATACAGGGACGAAACTATGCGAAGGGTCACTGCCGAAATTCTACCAGGGACACCGGAACACAACAGTGCTCATCGTGCCATTGACAGGGCAAACACAGGACGCCAATGGGTTGTTAACTTCTCTGCAACAGCAGCAGCAGGAGACTGGAATCGTTCCTTTGAACCTTAGGGTCAAGCAACCTGTGAGAATAAAGCTGGGCAAGTTGAAGCTGATGAAGGTGAGTTTTTTGGTCAAGTGCAGGCTAGATGTGGATAGCTTATCTGCCAATAACGCCATTAGAATTAGAAATAGTAGTTGTAAGTTTAGGCTCAGGCTATAa
- the LOC110626731 gene encoding kunitz type trypsin inhibitor 104 has product MFRMIGSFSFVWLLMTISTAAQTPAVLDTTGQPLRSGVEYYVLPAATDTAGGLTLMNRTDSCPLYVGQEPLSTVVSPGLPVIFTPFSAGDGIIRESRDLRIAFSAVSICAQSTSWRVGEEDAETSRRFIVTGGEQSYLRIDKNGGLYELVWCPGESCPDCGRPRCSSAGILIENGKRLLALDGPAFPFRFRRA; this is encoded by the coding sequence ATGTTTAGAATGATTGGAAGCTTCAGCTTCGTATGGCTTCTCATGACCATATCCACTGCAGCTCAAACCCCCGCAGTGCTAGACACCACCGGTCAGCCTCTTAGGAGCGGCGTAGAGTACTATGTGCTTCCAGCTGCAACTGACACTGCTGGTGGTTTAACTCTGATGAATCGCACTGACTCCTGCCCATTATACGTTGGTCAGGAACCTCTTTCAACCGTTGTATCACCAGGTCTTCCCGTCATCTTCACACCATTTTCTGCTGGAGACGGTATCATCAGGGAGAGCAGAGACTTGAGGATTGCATTTTCAGCTGTCTCCATTTGTGCTCAATCAACATCATGGAGGGTGGGCGAGGAGGATGCGGAGACGTCAAGGAGATTTATAGTGACAGGAGGAGAGCAGAGTTACTTGAGGATTGACAAGAATGGAGGTCTTTATGAGTTGGTGTGGTGTCCCGGTGAGTCCTGTCCAGATTGTGGAAGGCCAAGATGTAGTTCTGCTGGTATTTTGATTGAAAATGGGAAGAGATTGTTGGCCTTGGATGGCCCTGCTTTTCCCTTCCGATTTAGGAGAGCTTAG
- the LOC110600299 gene encoding WAT1-related protein At3g02690, chloroplastic — translation MKLLSPSRFCNSFPSPLPHNLSVKFSSISFSSFQFSPPPCISHSISSHTRNHSYNARIRRRRNIFIGSCTTSSKNVELESKSSDSNGDSSSTPDFDCVGTGLDVECLVSSSPSSETNGTMFVVEGGGGGDESKSDLLEMMVETGVLVSPFFFWGTAMVAMKEVLPLVGPFFVAAFRLIPAGLLLVAFAASKGRPLPSGFTAWLSIALFGLVDAACFQGFLAEGLQRTSAGLGSVIIDSQPLTVAVLAALLFGESIGLVGVAGLVLGVIGLILLELPALAIDESNFSLWGSGEWWMLLAAQSMAVGTVMVRWVTKYSDPVMATGWHMVIGGIPLVVISILNHDPAFSGSLKELTGSDILALLYTSIFGSAISYGVYFYSATKGSLTKLSSLTFLTPMFASIFGFLYLGETFSPSQLVGAIVTLIAIYMVNYRDSTE, via the exons ATGAAGCTACTCTCTCCTTCAAGGTTCTGCAATTCCTTTCCTTCTCCACTACCTCATAATCTTTCCGTCAAATTCAGCTCCATCTCTTTCTCCTCATTTCAATTCTCTCCTCCGCCATGTATTTCTCATTCCATATCTTCTCATACTCGTAATCATAGTTATAATGCAAGaatcagaagaagaagaaacattTTCATTGGAAGCTGCACCACTAGTAGTAAAAACGTGGAATTGGAATCAAAATCATCCGATTCTAACGGTGATTCCTCGTCAACGCCGGATTTTGATTGCGTGGGGACAGGCCTAGATGTGGAGTGCCTTGTCTCTTCTTCTCCCTCCTCCGAAACCAATGGGACAATGTTCGTGgtggaaggaggaggaggaggagacgAATCGAAAAGTGATTTATTGGAAATGATGGTGGAGACGGGAGTTTTGGTGTCGCCGTTCTTCTTTTGGGGCACGGCTATGGTGGCTATGAAGGAGGTATTGCCTTTGGTTGGTCCCTTCTTTGTGGCTGCTTTTCGGCTTATTCCTGCTGGCTTACTTTTGGTTGCATTTGCTGCGTCCAAAGGTAGGCCTCTGCCTTCTGGATTCACTGCTTGGCTCTCCATCGCTCTCTTCGGCCTTGTTGATGCCGCTTGTTTCCAG GGATTTCTTGCTGAGGGATTGCAGAGGACATCTGCGGGTCTAGGCAGT GTTATAATTGACTCACAACCTCTGACAGTGGCTGTACTTGCAGCCTTGTTATTTGGTGAATCCATTGGGTTGGTTGGAGTGGCAGGCCTTGTACTTGGTGTAATAGGACTTATACTTCTTGAG TTACCTGCTCTTGCTATTGATGAGAGTAATTTTTCTTTGTGGGGAAGTGGAGAATGGTGGATGCTTCTTGCAGCTCAAAGCATGGCAGTAGGCACAGTCATGGTCCGCTGGGTTACTAAGTACTCTGATCCTGTTATGGCAACTGGATGG CATATGGTTATTGGTGGTATCCCTCTTGTGGTGATCTCAATTCTCAATCATGATCCTGCCTTCAGTGGGAGCCTTAAGGAACTGACAGGAAGTGATATATTGGCACTTCTTTATACCTCTATTTTTGGAAGTGCTATTAGTTATGGGGTATACTTCTACAGTGCAACAAAAG GTAGCCTAACAAAGCTCAGTTCTCTCACTTTTTTAACCCCGATGTTTGCTTCAATTTTTGG GTTTCTATATCTTGGTGAGACCTTCTCACCTTCGCAACTGGTTGGCGCTATTGTTACTTTGATTGCAATCTACATGGTCAATTATCGTGACAGTACTGAATGA